A single Chryseobacterium sp. DNA region contains:
- the rsfS gene encoding ribosome silencing factor: MNKTAEKQALLDKIVEAIQDVKGEDIMIFDLSNIENSVAETFVICSGNSNTHVSALAGSVEKKVRNELKDRPWHVEGTENAMWVLVDYVSVVVHIFQKQVREYYDIEELWGDAVITKIENEF, from the coding sequence ATGAATAAAACAGCAGAAAAACAAGCATTATTAGATAAAATCGTTGAAGCTATCCAGGATGTAAAAGGTGAAGATATTATGATCTTTGATCTTTCAAACATTGAAAACTCTGTAGCAGAAACGTTCGTAATATGTAGCGGAAACTCAAATACACATGTATCTGCATTAGCAGGAAGTGTTGAGAAAAAAGTAAGAAACGAACTGAAGGACAGGCCTTGGCATGTGGAGGGTACAGAGAACGCAATGTGGGTTCTTGTAGATTACGTTTCAGTAGTAGTTCATATATTTCAAAAACAGGTACGTGAGTACTATGATATAGAAGAACTTTGGGGTGACGCAGTCATTACCAAAATTGAAAATGAATTTTAA
- a CDS encoding M28 family peptidase — translation MKKLTYLTASLFSLFTFAQEVSKEKVKTVLSTLASDEMKGREIGTPENENAANYIATLFKENNLEYCTGNSYLVPFEYKGQKAYNVCGIKKGKYNRYLGFSGHFDHIGTSNKSGDNIYNGADDDASGITTLVGIADYFKNKKPEFSMVFMAFNGEEKGMLGSRAISEDKNLDNIYSKMTALFNFEMVATESQWGKNALYMTGDGFSDLDELFNQNAVNGLKINADPYAKQQLFYRSDNVSFVKKKIIAHSFSTVDMTKASHYHHENDDINIVDFDNMTQIINNFGKTLEKLTPQNFSPTYNDQVKFN, via the coding sequence ATGAAAAAGCTCACTTATCTTACGGCATCACTTTTCTCTTTATTCACTTTTGCACAGGAGGTTTCAAAAGAAAAAGTAAAAACCGTTCTTTCTACTCTTGCTTCAGATGAAATGAAAGGACGTGAAATAGGAACTCCTGAAAATGAAAATGCAGCCAATTATATTGCCACCCTGTTCAAAGAAAATAATCTTGAGTACTGTACCGGGAATTCTTACCTGGTTCCTTTTGAATATAAAGGCCAAAAGGCTTATAATGTGTGCGGGATCAAAAAAGGAAAATACAACCGGTATTTAGGCTTTTCAGGACATTTCGATCACATCGGCACCAGCAATAAAAGCGGAGATAATATTTATAACGGAGCAGATGACGATGCCAGCGGAATTACTACCTTGGTAGGGATCGCAGATTATTTTAAAAATAAAAAGCCTGAGTTTTCAATGGTCTTTATGGCATTCAACGGAGAAGAAAAAGGAATGCTGGGATCAAGAGCAATTTCTGAAGATAAGAACCTGGATAACATCTACAGCAAGATGACCGCCCTTTTCAATTTTGAAATGGTGGCAACAGAATCTCAATGGGGAAAAAATGCCTTATACATGACCGGAGACGGTTTTTCAGATCTTGATGAACTTTTTAACCAAAATGCAGTCAATGGATTGAAAATAAATGCAGATCCTTATGCAAAACAGCAGTTATTCTACCGCTCAGACAATGTCAGCTTTGTCAAAAAGAAAATCATTGCGCATTCATTCTCTACGGTTGATATGACCAAAGCCTCCCATTATCACCACGAAAATGATGACATCAATATTGTTGATTTTGATAATATGACCCAGATCATCAATAACTTCGGTAAAACGCTGGAAAAATTAACCCCTCAAAATTTCAGTCCTACATATAATGACCAGGTGAAATTTAATTGA
- a CDS encoding DUF4293 domain-containing protein: MLQRIQTIWTLLAVLAAVFLFITGQDVAVLDSIPVLNIGCIVLVLLGALSIFSFKNRKRQILLNTISIIINALLIGVLAYWLLNLSGGIQFPEKGIEPVFPLIAVICLLMANVYIRKDERLVKSVDRLR, translated from the coding sequence ATGCTACAGAGAATTCAGACTATATGGACATTATTAGCAGTTTTAGCTGCTGTTTTTCTTTTCATCACAGGACAGGATGTTGCTGTTTTGGACAGTATTCCCGTACTTAATATCGGCTGTATAGTCCTTGTTTTACTGGGAGCATTAAGTATTTTTAGTTTCAAAAACAGAAAAAGACAAATTTTGCTGAATACGATCAGCATTATTATAAACGCTTTGTTGATTGGTGTATTGGCGTACTGGTTGCTAAACTTATCCGGAGGAATTCAGTTTCCTGAGAAGGGTATTGAGCCGGTTTTCCCATTGATCGCGGTCATATGTCTGCTTATGGCAAACGTATACATCCGCAAAGATGAGAGGCTCGTAAAATCTGTAGACAGACTCCGATAG
- a CDS encoding LUD domain-containing protein — protein MNLFKRIVSKLTNQPEEEEKQSLEKLGDSLKNADLDYKFAQLFTHSGGFFNYCADEAEALQTLNQIIKIEGIGNLFCWDKELQNFLNVVKTSYTSELQSSNDAAFITCEYLIAYDGRIMLSHNNILHYHSSRLPDKIIIIANVSQIVNNLNDAMGKIKRNGNIKNLTSISGGQSKLDGSIGSNPKLFLLLLED, from the coding sequence TTGAATTTATTCAAGAGGATTGTAAGCAAACTTACCAACCAGCCTGAGGAAGAGGAAAAACAGAGCCTGGAGAAGCTTGGGGATTCGCTGAAAAATGCGGATCTCGACTATAAGTTTGCGCAATTATTTACGCATTCGGGGGGATTTTTTAATTATTGTGCAGATGAAGCGGAAGCTCTACAAACTTTAAATCAAATTATCAAGATAGAAGGTATTGGAAACCTTTTCTGCTGGGATAAAGAGCTTCAGAACTTTTTGAATGTAGTGAAGACTTCTTATACTTCAGAATTGCAGTCATCCAATGATGCCGCATTCATTACGTGTGAGTATCTGATTGCTTATGATGGCAGGATCATGCTTTCCCATAATAATATTCTTCATTATCATTCCTCAAGGCTGCCTGATAAAATTATCATCATCGCCAATGTTTCACAGATCGTGAACAATCTTAACGATGCAATGGGAAAAATAAAAAGGAACGGAAATATCAAGAATCTTACTTCCATCAGCGGAGGGCAGTCTAAATTAGACGGTTCTATCGGTTCCAATCCGAAACTGTTTTTATTACTGCTTGAAGATTAA
- a CDS encoding phosphatidylserine decarboxylase family protein has translation MKLHRESKGTITVATLLFIILGALAIYFLNIWSLLIIMPLLVIYSLVFWFFRVPDRNILDHTENVIAPVDGKVVMIKEVEENEFLNGKAIQVSIFMSPLNVHICRYPVTGQVVYKKYHPGKYLVAWHEKSSTENERTTVAVETLTHHKVVFRQIAGYVARRIVFYCNEGDKAKAGHEFGFIKFGSRMDVFLPLDTEIVCKIGDITKGGLDVIAKLK, from the coding sequence ATGAAACTGCATAGAGAATCAAAAGGAACAATTACCGTAGCGACCCTACTTTTTATCATATTGGGAGCTTTAGCTATTTACTTTCTTAATATATGGTCTCTGTTGATCATTATGCCTTTATTGGTCATTTACAGTCTTGTATTCTGGTTTTTCAGAGTTCCGGACAGAAATATTCTCGACCATACTGAAAATGTAATAGCGCCCGTTGACGGAAAAGTAGTCATGATCAAAGAAGTGGAGGAAAACGAGTTCCTGAATGGAAAAGCAATCCAGGTCTCTATTTTCATGTCGCCGCTTAATGTTCATATTTGTAGATACCCGGTTACTGGACAGGTGGTCTATAAAAAATATCACCCGGGAAAATACCTGGTAGCATGGCATGAGAAATCTTCTACGGAGAATGAAAGAACAACCGTTGCTGTTGAAACGCTGACGCATCATAAAGTCGTTTTCAGACAGATTGCAGGATATGTGGCAAGAAGGATCGTTTTCTACTGTAATGAGGGTGATAAAGCAAAAGCGGGACATGAGTTCGGATTTATTAAATTCGGGTCAAGAATGGATGTGTTCTTGCCTTTGGATACCGAGATTGTCTGCAAGATCGGAGACATTACCAAAGGAGGATTGGATGTTATTGCCAAATTAAAATAG
- a CDS encoding Two component regulator three Y domain-containing protein: MIYKFFFKMINDEPEKMEYDFESNYLNLINRYLFLLFFIFLFYSVFIIAFFGDMLISTFLTAITFFWLFLMSVKGKTKRFGKVLKISIVILFILLTFIVSFFYIYTYKKAGVEYFYFCLLFALPFFLNYKKDSFSIFFIVFIISVNFIVCLYFDFDFLPKSKFLEKFDFKMIKLCNILFSIASFLMDISFIAQKDELIKGLIVEKQKKDSTIKDLEKTNAELMKHQMLINHLTEENIEEILSLADNNSPVFFEKFQVFFPHFIPNILEINPNLIYSELYFCALIKLDFDTKKIAQCTNNSIRAVESKKYRIRKKLNISSEININSFLLKI; this comes from the coding sequence ATGATTTATAAATTTTTCTTTAAGATGATCAATGATGAACCGGAGAAAATGGAGTATGATTTCGAGAGTAATTATCTGAACCTGATAAACCGGTATTTATTTTTATTATTCTTTATATTTCTTTTTTATTCTGTTTTTATCATTGCTTTTTTCGGGGATATGCTGATTTCAACATTTCTCACAGCGATTACCTTTTTCTGGCTGTTTTTAATGTCTGTAAAAGGGAAGACAAAGCGATTCGGAAAGGTGTTAAAGATTTCTATTGTCATCCTGTTTATTTTGTTGACTTTTATTGTGAGCTTTTTTTATATTTATACCTATAAAAAAGCAGGTGTAGAGTATTTTTATTTTTGTCTTTTGTTTGCCTTGCCTTTCTTTCTCAATTATAAAAAAGATTCTTTTTCCATTTTTTTTATTGTTTTTATCATCAGCGTTAATTTCATTGTATGTCTGTATTTTGATTTTGATTTTTTACCTAAAAGTAAATTTTTGGAAAAGTTTGATTTCAAAATGATCAAGCTGTGTAATATTTTATTTTCTATTGCTTCTTTCCTGATGGATATTTCCTTTATTGCTCAAAAAGATGAACTGATTAAAGGATTGATTGTTGAAAAACAAAAGAAAGACTCTACCATTAAAGATTTAGAGAAAACGAACGCGGAATTAATGAAACATCAAATGCTTATTAATCATCTTACGGAGGAAAATATCGAGGAGATTCTAAGTTTAGCTGATAATAATTCCCCTGTGTTTTTTGAAAAATTTCAGGTGTTTTTTCCGCATTTTATACCCAATATTTTAGAGATCAATCCGAATCTGATCTATTCTGAACTCTATTTTTGTGCATTGATTAAGCTTGATTTTGACACCAAGAAAATAGCACAATGTACCAATAACAGTATTCGCGCTGTGGAGAGTAAAAAATACAGAATCCGGAAAAAACTTAATATTTCTTCCGAAATAAACATCAACAGTTTCCTGTTAAAAATTTAA
- a CDS encoding DUF1801 domain-containing protein, producing the protein MNPIQEYFYRIEEPERSTLLFLREKILASDTENITETFSFGLPFLKYKKKMLCYFYYSKKYKKHYISFYHGDKLNYPELIQDGRKKFKILLIDPGEDLPVGFILQLAAEIKTHIK; encoded by the coding sequence ATGAACCCCATACAAGAGTATTTCTACAGAATCGAAGAACCTGAAAGAAGTACTCTTTTGTTTTTACGTGAAAAAATCTTAGCATCTGATACTGAAAACATCACTGAAACCTTCAGCTTTGGTCTTCCATTTTTAAAATATAAGAAGAAAATGCTGTGTTATTTTTACTACAGTAAGAAATATAAAAAGCACTACATCAGTTTTTACCACGGCGATAAGCTAAACTATCCCGAGTTGATTCAGGATGGCAGAAAGAAGTTTAAAATCCTTTTAATAGATCCCGGAGAGGATTTACCTGTAGGGTTTATATTACAACTGGCAGCAGAAATAAAAACACATATAAAATAA
- a CDS encoding ABC transporter ATP-binding protein, which yields MNEYKKILKFARPHQKYIYGSLFFNILYSVFQIASLGTILPVLGMLFGTIKPEKYESAPVYSGEIIDFFSYLKEYSNYYVQYLVDQYGSLTVLAWLCIITAFMFLLRNAFRYFGSFLLINYRVGVTKDLRGAMYRKILSLPVSFFTESRKGDLMSRMSNDVGEVEGNILGSLIELINAPFMLISTLVTLFFLSPEMTLFSLLVLPVMGTMIALVGKSLKKDSHEAQHEMGTIFSIVDETLKSSKVIKIFNAEKIMDNRFMKSMNKWISSSISLGRKKELASPMSEFLGSITFLIIAWYGGKQIIVEQSISPADFLVFLGMFFQILPPAKSLSTAISNVQKGEASLKRVLEILDADVKIEEVTEPVSITTLQNNIEFKDIGFYYDKANLILKNFNLTIPKGKTVALVGQSGSGKTTIANLLARFYDVSEGEILIDGTDIKHLKLKEYRQLLGMVTQESVLFNDSVYNNILMGKPEATREEVIAAAKIANADSFISNLAEGYDTNIGDDGNKLSGGQKQRVSIARAVLKNPPIMILDEATSALDTESERFVQDALEKMMENRTSLVIAHRLSTIQKADWIVVMEKGDIVEQGTHHDLIAKKGMYHKLVELQNFD from the coding sequence ATGAACGAATATAAAAAAATATTAAAATTCGCGAGACCCCATCAAAAATACATCTACGGAAGTTTATTTTTCAATATCCTGTATTCTGTATTTCAGATTGCATCCCTGGGAACTATTTTACCGGTTTTGGGAATGCTTTTCGGCACCATCAAGCCGGAAAAATATGAATCAGCACCGGTTTATTCAGGTGAAATAATTGATTTTTTCTCCTACTTAAAAGAGTATTCCAATTATTATGTACAGTATTTGGTGGATCAATATGGCTCATTAACGGTTCTTGCCTGGCTGTGCATCATTACCGCCTTCATGTTCCTGCTAAGAAATGCTTTCAGATATTTTGGCTCATTCCTGCTGATCAACTACCGTGTAGGAGTTACGAAAGATCTTCGTGGAGCCATGTACCGTAAGATCCTTTCTTTACCCGTTTCATTTTTTACAGAAAGCAGAAAAGGGGATTTGATGTCCCGTATGTCCAACGATGTGGGTGAAGTGGAAGGAAATATCTTAGGAAGCTTAATTGAATTGATCAACGCTCCTTTTATGCTGATCAGTACTTTGGTTACATTATTTTTCCTGAGCCCGGAAATGACACTTTTCTCTCTTCTGGTGCTCCCTGTTATGGGAACAATGATTGCTTTGGTGGGAAAAAGCCTTAAAAAAGACTCTCATGAAGCACAGCATGAAATGGGAACCATCTTTTCCATTGTAGATGAAACTTTAAAGTCTTCGAAGGTGATTAAAATCTTTAATGCCGAGAAGATCATGGACAACCGTTTTATGAAGTCTATGAACAAATGGATTTCGAGTTCTATCAGTCTGGGAAGGAAAAAAGAACTGGCATCGCCGATGAGTGAATTCCTAGGATCCATCACTTTTTTGATTATCGCATGGTATGGGGGAAAACAAATCATCGTTGAACAGAGTATATCCCCGGCAGATTTCTTAGTATTCCTGGGAATGTTCTTCCAGATTCTTCCTCCGGCAAAAAGTTTATCTACAGCCATTTCTAATGTTCAGAAGGGAGAAGCATCTCTGAAAAGAGTATTGGAAATTCTGGATGCAGATGTAAAGATCGAAGAAGTAACGGAACCTGTTTCCATCACAACGCTTCAAAATAATATTGAATTTAAGGATATTGGATTCTATTATGATAAAGCCAACCTGATCCTTAAAAACTTCAACCTAACCATTCCCAAAGGAAAAACAGTGGCATTGGTGGGACAAAGCGGAAGTGGAAAAACAACCATTGCCAACCTTCTGGCAAGGTTTTATGATGTATCGGAAGGAGAAATCCTGATCGACGGAACAGATATCAAGCATTTAAAACTTAAAGAATACCGTCAGCTATTAGGAATGGTAACCCAGGAATCTGTATTGTTCAATGATTCTGTTTACAATAATATCCTGATGGGTAAACCGGAAGCTACGAGAGAAGAAGTGATTGCAGCGGCTAAAATTGCTAATGCAGATTCATTTATTTCCAATCTTGCGGAAGGATATGATACCAATATCGGCGATGATGGAAATAAGCTTTCCGGAGGTCAGAAGCAAAGGGTTTCTATTGCAAGAGCAGTATTGAAAAACCCTCCGATCATGATCCTGGACGAAGCCACTTCTGCCCTTGATACGGAGTCTGAAAGATTTGTACAGGATGCACTGGAGAAAATGATGGAAAACAGAACTTCCCTGGTCATCGCACACAGGCTTTCAACCATTCAAAAAGCAGACTGGATCGTGGTCATGGAGAAAGGTGACATTGTAGAGCAGGGAACCCACCATGATCTTATTGCAAAAAAAGGAATGTACCATAAACTGGTAGAGCTGCAGAATTTTGACTAG
- a CDS encoding phosphatidate cytidylyltransferase: MDKNLIQRTISGIAYVAVIILCTTPLGAELINSISPGLIKQQYLYHGLISLLLMVGSWECVKIMKFGKGYEKWVVFPLVIFIFYIFSKRYFHHDFFFDFRLSEILALSLIAIAVVTLFKYPNELYYDSGKLIFTVIYVALPFSFALGLPKFSGYDDTFSLEVLFLFILIWSSDTFAYLVGKFFGKHKMAPKISPKKTWEGYAGGVVLTLVLSYFIEHYQPELRGNWMIVGFLVAAFAPLGDLVESQLKRNFGVKDSGNIIPGHGGVLDRLDSFIICVPVVYLYFILEKFI; encoded by the coding sequence TTGGACAAAAATCTTATTCAGAGAACAATTTCCGGTATTGCTTATGTAGCTGTTATCATCCTTTGTACAACACCGCTTGGCGCAGAATTGATCAATAGTATTTCTCCCGGCCTTATTAAACAACAATATCTTTATCATGGGTTAATCAGTCTTTTGCTGATGGTGGGATCCTGGGAGTGTGTTAAAATAATGAAGTTCGGAAAAGGATATGAAAAATGGGTCGTGTTTCCACTGGTCATTTTTATATTTTATATTTTCTCGAAGCGGTATTTTCATCATGATTTCTTTTTTGATTTCAGACTCAGCGAAATACTCGCGCTTTCGTTGATTGCGATTGCCGTGGTCACCCTATTCAAATATCCTAACGAATTATATTACGACAGCGGAAAACTGATTTTCACGGTTATTTATGTAGCCCTGCCATTCAGTTTTGCATTAGGGCTGCCTAAGTTTTCAGGCTATGATGATACCTTCTCTCTGGAAGTTCTTTTCCTGTTTATCCTGATCTGGAGCAGTGATACGTTTGCTTATCTGGTGGGGAAATTTTTTGGAAAACATAAAATGGCTCCTAAAATTTCACCTAAAAAAACATGGGAAGGATATGCTGGAGGAGTTGTTTTAACATTGGTATTATCATACTTCATTGAACATTACCAGCCTGAACTGAGAGGAAACTGGATGATCGTGGGATTTTTGGTAGCTGCTTTTGCTCCGTTAGGGGATTTGGTAGAAAGCCAATTGAAAAGAAATTTCGGGGTGAAAGACAGCGGAAACATCATTCCAGGGCATGGCGGTGTTTTAGATAGGCTGGATAGTTTCATAATCTGTGTTCCTGTCGTATATTTGTACTTTATTTTAGAAAAATTTATATAG
- a CDS encoding transposase: protein MNIKNIHIGSLIQSKVDEHQISMERITKFLSREEGDVEKMYHEKSVDTDVLLKWSKLLKFDFFRVYTGHLILYAPHSRFDNSVKQNEKTMVFRKNIYTQEVKDFILEKIRMGKMTPYDVILRYKIPKTTLYKWMKKI, encoded by the coding sequence ATGAATATTAAGAATATCCATATTGGGAGTTTGATACAATCTAAAGTGGATGAGCACCAGATTTCAATGGAAAGAATAACTAAATTTTTAAGCCGGGAAGAGGGTGACGTGGAAAAGATGTATCATGAAAAAAGCGTTGATACGGATGTTCTGTTAAAGTGGTCCAAACTTTTAAAATTTGATTTCTTTAGGGTCTATACCGGCCACCTGATATTGTATGCGCCGCATTCAAGATTTGATAATTCGGTAAAGCAAAATGAAAAGACCATGGTTTTTAGGAAAAACATCTATACCCAAGAAGTTAAGGATTTTATACTTGAAAAAATAAGAATGGGAAAAATGACGCCTTATGATGTTATTTTGAGATATAAGATTCCCAAAACTACGTTGTATAAATGGATGAAAAAAATATAA
- a CDS encoding helix-turn-helix domain-containing protein, with protein MGPDYQQIYTDILQEKYPEKLLDPAVKHKLEKLYSAVDILNFNRQIFGKPEYAVEFNNQRLRSYDKKSVLKILTYQKKNSLTNVQVSNHFKISRNTIAKWKLIFKV; from the coding sequence ATGGGTCCGGATTATCAACAGATTTATACTGATATTCTTCAGGAAAAGTATCCTGAAAAATTATTGGACCCTGCCGTAAAGCACAAACTGGAAAAGCTGTATTCTGCTGTGGATATTTTGAATTTTAATCGGCAGATTTTCGGTAAACCGGAATATGCGGTAGAGTTTAACAATCAAAGGCTTCGTTCTTATGATAAGAAGTCTGTTCTTAAAATTCTTACCTATCAGAAAAAGAACAGTCTTACCAATGTTCAGGTGAGTAATCATTTTAAAATAAGCAGAAACACAATTGCTAAATGGAAACTTATTTTTAAAGTCTGA
- the ftsH gene encoding ATP-dependent zinc metalloprotease FtsH — protein MNNKGFNWFFPIALIALLLYFASGFLGGDGAKSIDEDGFFREMQAGKVHNIIIYKDIEKADVFLTKEAKSAMVTKTSKENNPLSALDIAPKADYSVKYGDLQLFLQKFDQIKAANPAIKTAKDYGTGKSPFTDILVSALIWITILGLFYFLLFRKMGGGGGPGGQIFSIGKSKAKLFDEKERIQVTFKDVAGLEGAKEEVQEVVDFLKNSEKYTKLGGKIPKGVLLVGPPGTGKTLLAKAVAGEAKVPFFSLSGSDFVEMFVGVGASRVRDLFAQAKAKSPAIIFIDEIDAIGRARGKNNFSGGNDERENTLNQLLTEMDGFGTDTNVIVMAATNRADILDKALMRAGRFDRSIYVDLPELHERRQIFDVHLKKIKLDDNVDREFLAKQTPGFSGADIANVCNEAALIAARNNHTSVTKQDFLDAVDRIIGGLEKKNKAIKPSEKRRVAYHEAGHATISWLVEHASPLLKVTIVPRGRSLGAAWYLPEERQLTTTEQMLDEMCATLGGRAAEQVIFNNISTGALSDLETVTKRAQAMVTIYGLSPNIGNISYYDSSGQSEYSFGKPYSEETATKIDAEIKSIIENQYERAIRILHENKDKLDALANKLLEKEVIFREDLEEIFGKRAWDPELTEKPVTNTIPEKDHPAALETPQIKEKEEESEIQAPESPTQL, from the coding sequence ATGAATAATAAAGGATTCAACTGGTTCTTTCCTATTGCACTCATAGCTCTTTTGCTATATTTTGCTTCCGGTTTCTTAGGAGGTGATGGTGCAAAATCTATTGATGAAGATGGTTTCTTTAGAGAAATGCAGGCGGGGAAAGTCCATAATATAATTATATATAAAGATATAGAGAAAGCCGATGTTTTCCTTACCAAAGAGGCCAAATCGGCAATGGTTACCAAAACATCCAAAGAAAATAACCCTCTTTCTGCTTTGGATATCGCTCCTAAAGCAGACTATTCTGTAAAATACGGAGATCTTCAGCTTTTCCTTCAGAAGTTTGATCAGATTAAAGCGGCAAACCCTGCTATTAAGACTGCTAAGGATTACGGAACCGGTAAAAGCCCGTTCACTGATATCTTAGTATCTGCATTGATCTGGATTACGATCTTGGGATTGTTCTATTTCCTTCTTTTCAGGAAGATGGGCGGTGGAGGAGGTCCCGGCGGACAAATCTTCTCTATTGGAAAATCTAAAGCGAAACTTTTTGATGAAAAAGAAAGAATTCAGGTAACTTTCAAAGATGTTGCCGGATTGGAAGGGGCAAAAGAAGAAGTTCAGGAAGTGGTGGATTTCCTGAAGAACTCTGAAAAATATACGAAACTGGGAGGTAAAATTCCTAAGGGAGTTCTTTTGGTAGGCCCTCCGGGAACCGGTAAGACATTATTGGCAAAAGCCGTTGCTGGTGAAGCTAAAGTTCCGTTCTTCTCGCTTTCAGGTTCTGACTTTGTAGAAATGTTCGTGGGAGTAGGTGCATCAAGAGTAAGAGACCTTTTTGCCCAGGCCAAAGCAAAATCTCCGGCGATCATCTTTATTGATGAGATTGATGCGATCGGACGTGCCAGAGGAAAAAACAACTTCTCAGGTGGAAATGATGAAAGAGAGAATACGCTGAACCAGCTTCTTACTGAAATGGATGGTTTCGGAACCGATACCAACGTTATTGTAATGGCTGCCACCAACAGAGCGGATATCCTTGATAAAGCTTTGATGAGAGCAGGACGTTTTGACCGTTCGATCTATGTAGATCTTCCGGAACTTCATGAAAGAAGACAGATCTTTGATGTTCATTTAAAGAAAATCAAACTTGATGATAATGTAGACCGGGAATTCCTGGCTAAGCAAACCCCTGGATTCAGTGGAGCTGATATTGCCAATGTATGTAACGAAGCCGCATTGATTGCAGCAAGAAACAACCATACTTCTGTTACAAAACAGGATTTCCTTGATGCTGTGGACAGAATCATCGGAGGTCTTGAAAAGAAAAATAAAGCGATCAAACCTTCTGAAAAAAGAAGAGTAGCCTATCACGAAGCAGGACATGCAACCATTTCGTGGCTGGTAGAACATGCCTCTCCACTGTTAAAAGTGACAATCGTTCCAAGAGGACGCTCATTAGGAGCAGCCTGGTATCTTCCAGAAGAAAGACAGCTTACCACTACTGAACAGATGCTGGATGAGATGTGTGCAACATTAGGAGGAAGAGCAGCAGAGCAGGTAATTTTCAACAATATTTCTACCGGAGCACTTTCTGACCTTGAAACAGTGACGAAGAGAGCTCAGGCAATGGTTACAATCTATGGATTAAGCCCGAACATCGGTAATATTTCTTATTATGACAGCTCAGGCCAGTCTGAATATTCTTTTGGAAAACCTTATTCTGAAGAAACGGCTACCAAAATTGATGCGGAGATTAAATCAATCATCGAAAATCAATATGAAAGAGCAATAAGAATTCTTCATGAAAATAAAGATAAGCTTGATGCTTTAGCCAATAAGCTTTTAGAGAAAGAGGTGATCTTCCGTGAGGACTTAGAGGAAATTTTCGGAAAAAGAGCATGGGATCCTGAATTGACAGAGAAACCGGTTACCAATACAATCCCTGAAAAAGATCATCCGGCAGCATTGGAAACTCCTCAGATAAAAGAAAAAGAAGAGGAAAGCGAAATACAGGCTCCAGAAAGCCCGACACAGCTTTAA